A region of the Channa argus isolate prfri chromosome 14, Channa argus male v1.0, whole genome shotgun sequence genome:
ACCTTTTgtaataataacacaaattaatcttgtacagttttatatttattgtttattttatcatgGTTAAATTTGAGTTGTATCACAATGAATGTAACAATTTAAGAAccatgcttcttttttttattattgctttggtatttaaacatttttgagaaACATCTCCACAGAGTTGTAGAAGGGAAATTTGGAGACAGTTCTCTAAGTTTACAGCAAGAATATCATGTTGCCAGGTGAACTCTGGCCattactaaaacaaaatgaaaatgacactaAGCTTAGTTAAAATGATACATAACTTCATCTGGAAgtggaaaatgttaattttatcCACAGATGGTTGATTAAGTGCATATTCCTGCAAGTAAAGCATGACTTTTGGTGAGTCTTTCAAAAATCTCACCTACAGTTCAACAAATGAAGCGACTACCTGAGCTCCAGAAATACTTGTGGCACGTACCACACATGGACACCGAGTCAAAGTTCGCCAACAGGGACAGACAGACGCTTAACAGTAGAGCTGCTAAATCTCACTCAAGTACAGACTCAGAAATTGCCACAGAATTAAATCAGCACCTTTGAGCTTGAGTCTCAGCAGAAACTGTTCATCCTGAGATCGGTTGGAAAAAAGCTGGGAATTTGAAAAGCATAGCTGCAATTCCGAAATTACTTGTATTCAAGGCCAAGGCATAAAGACACATAAACTGATGTAGGGAGTATTACACCTAAACAAAGAAGTAATGAGTCATTAGATATGAGTCATACTTTAACCTGATTTCTTCATCTAATTTGATTCAAAATCACATTTGGCAAAAGCCAAAGAAACCTTTCAGCCTACAATAtgtgcagctctgctgtgtAGCTGACAAGTGGGAGTCATTAGGGCCAATGGAGCAAATGCTTCCCTTCATAATGTTCTCATATTTCCTTCAATGATGCCTTGAAATACCCTGCTAAACAAATTCAGAAGCATTTTCATGAACAGGGGATGGCCTCCCCAGTCAGGCTCGAACATCACTGAACCTTTATTGGAGTTTGTGAAGCACAGAGTGGATTCACTCCTCCATAATCGCTCAGAGAACTGgaggcgtttttttttttttgactgcaTTATTTGACTGCAAATGGCTCAGGTTCAAGTGTCTGACAGTGAACCAAAAAAGACTGACGCTTTATCGAAGCAAAGGGTGAGCCTACTCTTTACTAGACCCATTATTATCATATGTTTTCAGATGTTGGTGCTATTTATGTCCGCTGCTTGTACGTCTCATTTGCAAGAATTCTGGTTTAATAAGAGCAGCTCATTCTGTTTCATTCCTTAAAAAGGTCAATCTATGAATATTTATTATGACTGTTGAAAGCAGGTGAACATTTGATGATACAAATGCCCCGAGTATATTCTCTAGTTTTACAGTTTCTCGTGTTTTAAAGGTCTTTCTGGGAGTCATCCGTGGCCTCATCAATCAGTCAATAAATGCCTTTAATTGTCCCTAAAGAGCAATTGGATGCAAAGAAatagaaagacaaaacatatcAACACATCAtataattacaaattaataaaaagtgaaaatgagcAGAGATATGTGTAATGAAAAGTTAcgagtaaaaatataaaatgatgtatatgaaacaaaaattaattgAAGAACATTTTCCCCCACGACTCCTAAATGGGGAATTCTAGCTAATCTGTTTGCAAAGACCCTTCttcaaatattcagttttacaCCTATGTATATGCAACCCACCCCCTCCCATCATCACTTTGTTCCGAAGGGCGATTGGGGAGTGTTGACCTAACTTCCCTATTCTGACTTATTTCACCACCATCAGTATGTAGCCCCAAGGTTTTTCCTATCAGCTACAGCGACTGGCCTACGTGTTCCAATGAACCTGTGGTGACTCAATAAATGCTATTTGGTGCATTATTGATCTCTCCTTACtgaattatactgtaaatgcactgGGTAGACTGTCACTAATCTGTTATTAATCTCAAGCGCATCATCAGAACCCTTTAATATAAGACTATATACAGTAGCTCTCAtccattttttccctttttattacTTAAACATAGTTGAAGACACAAGTGGACCCTGTTAACCTGAAACTACAGTGAACATTGTGTTTATGCAACAGAGAACAGGAAACTTCAGAACACTGACTCTGAGACTGATGATCTATCCTTTAAAATGAAATCCACTCACACTCaatcaaaacacagaaacctaTTATTAATTTACATCACCGATGTTTCAGCCACTCCCAAATCATACCCAGTAATATTTCCATTTAGACATCTGTTCTCTGTTCAGCAGGTCCTACATTGGTTTGGGTTACTAGCGCACACAGTAACACACCTCAGTGAATGCCAAGGCCAAAGTGAGAAATTCTCTCTCCATTGTTGAGGCTATTCTGGCAGTGAGTCACCGGTGTTATGTTTAGTACATCCCTCACTTTGTCCACTCCAATTAACCAGGGCTCCATTATTCCCCagagaatcacacacacacacacacacacacacaggcatcactctaacacacacacacacagtcacaccaaTGGACAGATGCTAATTACAAATTTGGGGGTTTTGCTGCTGCTTGCTTTATGTCGACTGCGTCATACTGACAGCCGACCATAACCGTCTAGAAATGTAACTTACACCGTACTTCAGTGCAcggaaatgggaaaaaaaatgatctaAATATGctgataaatgtgtcaaaataaGACGCATTTTGTCTGCGCCACCACACATGATGGAGCTTGTTAGCGGTATTTGTATTTGACTCCCCTGCTGAGCACCATCACTCATCTGGAAACACAGAAGCGCATTTCGTTTTCAGCTGTGGTCGAGGAGGAAAAATATGTTCACTATGAATGAAAGAATAGTGCatcattattttttagtttCCTGCTGCCTCTCAGTATCATTATTATATGATATATAGTGATGAATTATCAATAATACAGGTATAGGGTTTAGCTGGAGGGAGTGAGTGCGGTACAGTGCGAATGCTGCTATTTTGACCCCGGGCTGTTAGAAATAAGTGTGTACTTTTCTCATAGTGTAAAAAAGACATTAATATGTGTCTACTTAATGTTGTGACATTTGCACGAGGACTGTTAGACGAGCCGCAAATTGAATGTCTGTTGCATTAAAACTCAACGCAATATCTTATTGCTTTACACAGGGGACGGCGAGAGGCGGCAAAGCTAACAAGTATTATTGTTTCATACTCACATTGTGCTTGGTGAGACTGGAAATGTTGCTTGCTATTGCCTGAAGCCACTCCAAGCAATCTTCAGCTGTGGGAAACTGAATGACTCCGCTGCAAACTCCATCCACAGCTATAACCTGGAAAGCATTTTTCCTGGaagaatttagaaaataaaacgaCCCAGGGAAGATTAGCTCATTAGCAACAAATTACAAACGGATCATACGTAGTTGCAGTGATTTCTAACTTTCCCAAAAACGATTAGTTTCCCTGTGTTTCAAAAGAGGAAGCTAAAAATGTGCAATGAATAGTAACACTGCATGCAATATTTAATTTCtacaacatgttttcattttcatcttggCCAAGTGGCACTGTATTATAAGACACCATAGACTATTATTCCTTTTCATTCCAGCAAAACTCAGGTGGGGGCTCTTTGAAAACGTTTCCTTTCCTATGAGATTTGAATGTGGCTGCCGAAAATTGCTACTTTTAGGAGCTACTTCATAAACATGGCATCCTTAAAGAAAGAGTTGaacattttgggaaaacatAATGATGTGCTTTCTTGCTGAGGGCTGGATCAAAACATCAATAACTCCTATAGCTGTGCATTGTGTATGGAGCTGGGGCCAGGAGACTGTTAGCTTAGCTAATACACCCACACATAGCCAGCAAACAGATGCTCTGTGCAGGATTTCAGCTATGCACCTAAAATCACgacttattttccattttcaatgCGATTAGGAAAAATCCATTGTGAGCAGTGGAGGAGATAATTGTATATGTGAACTTCAGACAAAGCCAGGTTAACTTCTCCTACTGCTTCTAGTCTTTATATGACAATCTCCGGGCTCTAGCTGTGCACGTCCAATTACAGCTATATGGAGCTTCGTATGTCACTTTCAGCAACAAACAAATGCTGAACTGTTCCTATCATGATAAAGCAAATACAGTACTAGCTCCATATGGCTTAAAGTCTAAAGTCCACCTTAATCTTAACTCTGTTTTAGGGTAAATCTAAAAATCCTTTAATAAGTCTAATGAAAAAACTTATGTCACTCTTATTCGGTGTTCATTTAATGGGCTAAAACATGCCAAACCACAAGCGTAGTCCATTAAGTGCCAATCCATAAAATTACTGTTGCTATCATCCAGAGTGCAGCAAAcggaaattatatttattaacagCTTAATGCTTTATTATATCAAGGATCATCTATTCAAAAGGTCTATCCCACAGTACAGAAAAGGGGGATACTAAATGCGTGCTGaacacattttcacagatgGAGCAGGAGTCTTGGCCATGTGAAAACCTGGTAGCATTTAAAAGATAAGAGATCTCAGCTCTGCGGTTCTGTAGAGCCTAATAGGGAGACACTAGCTCTGCAAGCAAGAAAAGACATCACTGACCCTTCAGAATGAAGTCTCACAGCTCACCTACAGACATCAGAGCCTGGGATGTGCTGCGACAGCCGAGAGTGTAGTAGAGGAATAAGGCGCAGGTCCACCCATCTCTTCTCCCAGCGAAGCCCAGGGGACGTGGGCCAGGATGAGCAGGACAGCGTGTCCTGCACAAGTGTGAAAGACAATTTAGGAGAGCTTGTCGTTTCCCACCTTGCACATTTCAAACAGCGACATGTCAAGAGCCTGCCGCTGCTCTCATCTCAGGTGCACAGGCAGGCAGAGGAAGCCAAAGCTGATTCAGCCTCCTCAAAAGATAAAGACAGTGCTTCGTGGTTATCAGCAAGCAGTGACAGTTGCATGGAAACAATTTTCTGGTGATGGGGAGGCTGCTGCATGGTTACAGAATCAGTCAGTCAAATAAGAGTACCGTGTTGTTAGGGTGGTAGTTCAAGTGCAGGCCGCTATcacacagaggagaggaggtcCCACTACTCTGGTCGCTGGGAATGCCTGAAagtgcagcagcaacagaaaaaaaacaataaaccttCCAAATGCAGAGTAACACCTCCATTTATTCCAAGGTTTCCGCCTGAGGTGAATCACAGCCATCAACTAAACCGtgttactttgttttctttgtgggCTCCTGCTATGTGCCAATTTGTATTCAGCCGAGTGGTTGGATGGCCAGTCAACCTGGGCTGTATACGTGCATATAAAAGGATTGTATAAAGCTTTCATCTCTAATGACAGGCTGAAGTTTCCCCATGCAAGAGCAATCAGTTGCACCACAATGAGCAATGTcaattttctcagtttctttaCAATCCTCCGTAAAGTAGGATTTTTATTTGGTGCTTGTCaagtccaaaacaaaaaaagattatcagccgaatttctttatttttctcaaagtgGCTCTTCAGCCTTTAGTCTATTGTCACCAGGACAACCGGTCCTAGACAGAAAATAATACCCGCTATAAATATAcctaattaattattttccacaGCTCTAATGGTGATTGTATACTTTAATTAAAGAGTGTGTGTAGAGGTTTCTTACATGTGCAGTCCTCACACAGGGGCAGTTTCAGAAAGGCTGGAGTCTTCTTTAGAAAAGAGACAGTAAGAGTCACTTCTTCACCTGCATTTCTCAAAACCTGGACCTGGAAGGTTACAAACACATgagggtatttttttttttactgcagaagCTGCAAACTGTGAGGTGTTCTGCTGATTCCCTACTGTGATGAAACATGGCATGACAATTTCTAGCTAAGAATGGAAATCCAAGATAAGGCATTAtcttatatattgtttttttttttttttttggtccttacAAATATTTCttgcagttacattttaaaaaagggggaTGAAACAGACAAAATTGGATTTACATGTCAAAAAGATACAAATCGTAAAGTGAATGAGGATAAGCTGCTAACAGAGTTGTTGCAGTGTAAGAAGATATGAGATATGAGCTGACAGCTTACCACTTCCTCGTGGCGATAGCTTCGAACATTTATTCCATTTATCTAGAAACAACAGTAACATGGTTACCCTAAATAATACTGCTGGCTTCATATCATTGCAGTGCTATCTTCAAAATGATTAATGAAGCAAGCATAATAACTGTTATGGCATCTGCGCTGAAAACTGTAAACAACAGAGTCACATCCACAGTTGCCATGAACACTGACTGTCTTTGGCTGCCTGTGCATCACATGAGCTGACTGAGAAGAGATGTGAGAGATATTTTTTAGAAAGCTTTGAGATGCCTGATTTACATATAGGCGTACAAAATGATTCAGCACAGTTTTGTGAACATATGTAAGCTAAATTATTAAAGAtgcactttgtgttgttttgctgAGCAGCATGCGATGTGTAAACAGACGTTTGTGTGCACGTTGCTATTTTACCTGAAGGATGCCATCTCCAATGAAAAGTAGCCCAGAGAGTTCAGCTGGAAAAAGAAGATTCCTTCAGTAACAACAAACTAGAGGAGCAGAATGGTATGAGTAGCAATTAATGACAATAtacctttttgttcttttgatatttttgataTCACAACAGGGATTTTATGCTCTGCTCCACCCTGTGGAGACAAACTGAACGTAATTACACAGGTTTCACTAatgcagaacaaaacaaaaatgcttaaCATCAATTTAGTTTTCAGTGAGTTCCTCTGCTAATGCTGTTCTTGGAGTTGAATAAGTtatgaaaacaacaataatacattttgttcatAAAGCACCTTTCATGAGCTACAAAACGCTTTATATATGAGAATCAAGATATAACGGACAGGCCAACAAATCAGAGTCTGACCACTCAAGtccataaaaatgttattaaaaaggtGAAACTATTAAATAGATAAGATAAAATGTGGGAAAGTGAAACAATGATGACATTTGAAAGATGCAAGTCACAGATGACAGGGAGTGTTAGACCTCAGGGAGCCTGACTGAAAAACATTTAGTCTTGAGACGTGACTTAGGAAAAGCCAGAGGGGCCCTGGGAGACAGCCCAGAAAGTGCTTTAAACATAATCAGTAAAAGTTTACAATCAGTAAAAAACGGACAGGTACCCAGTGAAGACAGACCAAAAACACACCTGAGCTGCATTTGGAGAAACATCAGGCAAAATATGCTCCACCCTGAACCCAGTGAATTACAATGATGACGACGTGATGATGTAAAAGCATGTATGACTTTCTCAAGGTCAGTATGAGAGTGACAGAACTCGGTATTTAAAATTCTCCTCAGCTGGAGAAAGTGTGATTGGACAACAATCTTGGAAAAGGAGGAATCACTGTCCAAAAATACACTGAGCCTGGTTTGAGCCGGGCTGACAGGTTGATATTTGTAGGCAGGGAGCCAAGACTGCTCTGTTGAGGTGATATAGACTTTGGAGGGACAAATGCAATTATTTCGGATTTATTTCCCTGTAGCTGGAGGGCATTTTGACATATCCAACACTTGATTTGTTGATATTAACAGATGTAAAGTACATAAAGCATCTAAATACAGTAGCAACGTTAAtcaatattgtgtttgtggattaAATATCTTGCATGTAAACGGAGAACAGCAGCAGGCCATGGGTACAGCCTTTAGGGACACCTCAGGTCAGAGAGGCCACTGAAGAAGAGGCCTTATCAACACCTACTGAAAACCTTTGGTTGgacaatacaatataatacgttatataaattaattaattacttaattaatataaataataaggAAACCACTAAAATGTATactaaaaatgttcattttaaaaaatgtgctttttagaCACTGATGTTGACAGTGGTTAAACTAGTAGCACTGTTCAGAAATCGGAAGTCCTGAACCCCTTCAGGACTTGATGCTTTTGATTGTGTCCTTTAAATTGCATAAACAGCCTCCAGCTGGTTCAGCAAGGCGGGGGGACCATGATGCGTGGTCATCAGTGACATGACAGATCTGGGGGCtgatataaattattttgttgatgAAAAAGGATAAATGCTGGTCACTAATGATTGGAGAGGCATTTATACGTGGACTGGCTTGTGGGTTGACTTGTTCAGACTTAATTTAAAGAAGATGGGGGTGTAAATTACCTTGATGCTGAGGCCAAACCCTCCAATCGTCTGCCTCCTGATTGTTACAGTCCTTTCCTGTACGAGATTCAGTTAGAACAAACAAAGGAGTTCAGACGCTGATGCTGAACCTGTGGGAGCtctgacaacacaaaataatgaGATGGAGTCCTATAGTTTAAACTGTGATGAGATCAAACCTCACaaataatgtttctgtaaactacatttaaaatatccATGTACATGGGCTGATTATTTCTTACTTTTCTTATGTGTCTAATAACAATAGGATGCACTGATAATATTACGTTTTTAGTGAAGTCGTACCACGATGTGGCCTTAATATGCTATCATTTAACAAATATGTCTTCTAAAAGAATATAAGCAACATGTAACTATAAAACAAGTATATTAATTATTAGGTAAATTGGCATAATTCTTGAAACATCCCTGTTgccaaaatggtaaatgttctacTTATTGGCAGTCAAAATGCTTATTCATCTGTTCACACACAAtcactatgcagctggccaacactcaccgggggcaactaagttggggttcagtgtcttgctcaaggacacttcaacatgtgaccggaggagttggggattgaaccaacaactgtgagattgttggacaactgctacaccttcctgcaccacagtaaCAACAGATACTGTAGACGACCGATACCACACTAATGTGAAGCTACGGTCAGAAGGCGATTAAAGCACGCAGCTTtgcataaaatgcataaaatctTTTGCAACATCGATGattaaatatatactgtatgttaaacactgtgttttatgttaTGATCTGACTGCTTTAAGACTTTACTGTTTGTCTCCTTAGAACTTAGAATAAAGTTAATCATATTGTATTCTATTGTATTGTAAACcaatacaaaattttaaaaagccctCAGCACATACAACTTATTTTTGGAACAAAATCAAAGACAAATAGGTTAAATGTTATATccatataaatgtgtttttgtttgagatGCCAAAACAATCACTTATTTTGCTTTGCCCAACCAGTTtcctttcacattttcatttccctATTTTTATATTCTACATTCAATGGATCTTGAAATACACTGTCAAATTTAATTAACTGCATTATTGATAACATTTTCTTGGTTGTTTCTAACTTGACACACTTTTTCATGGACTGTGACAGTCTGTCACCAgtaaacattatttacattatgtacTATATTTAGTGTTGTCAGTGTGAGGAAATTCAGAACTTTCTGTCAAATcctaaagttacatttaaatgtttcaaataaacTGTCCAGCGAAGCTAAAGCATCTTCACTAATTCACCCTGATGTACTAGGTTGCACTAGCTTTTCATTCATTAGAAATCGTGTTTCAGAAGACACAAGCTCTTCCGCCATTAGTTTTGGAAGATTTTTATCCAGTAAAATCTTATTGGATGAATAATGCCATTTTATAAAAGGTCATGGACTCAGGGCCTCAGCAGATTCGGTTTGTATAATGGGAAGCTACGTTTATTAATGTAAAGAACAGGTTGTCAGTGTGGCCcaaaactcacacacaccataaTCCAGTCAGTGAATCATTATAGGACAGCcattctattttttttgttttagattcaTAGAGTATTTTTCTGCTGTGCAGCACACTTTACTGACTGCACCGTACAAGCCTTGTGAAATGTGGAATGTCATCTGAGTAATTATGGGATGGGACACTTACACTTGAATAAAAAGGCTCTCCCGACACACAGATGACATCTTGTTCTTGAATGGTCAGAATATCTTTGGCCAAGTGTAGTCGAACATTAAATGGCTCCTCATTACCTTCTTGCATCAAATAAATCCCAGTCTTTGTCTGCAAACAGTCAGAAAGATAAAATCATTCATCATCCCCCCCTGACTAAATTAACTGGccatgaaatgaaatgtcattGAGAATACTCATTCCAGGATGAACATGGAAATTAGGATACAGAGTCCGTTATGTTCCCTTTTACTAGAAATAACAATATTCATTGCTATGAGTAATACACACATATTTAGACAAAAAATACTAATTATTTATGGTAATGAATGAGTAGACTCTCTATGAAGCAGCTTTTTATGAGTCCCGACAACATTTTGTGACCTCATATTGTTTTGTATGCTCTACTGCAATAGTGTATCCTCTCATTCATTCTAACTGTAAGGCTGATGAAGACAAATTAGGAAGCTGTAAAATTAAGTGGCTGGAATCCAGCTTACCCTGAATCTCCTCTGCTTTATACAAGCAATATGAGAACTGTATGTGTTTTCAATGATCCATTTGAAACATGCTAATCCGCATAAATTTGCATTCTGCATATCCTTCCTCCTCCCTGGCTAATTGCGATGCCTGTCCTGTCTTGTCCTTGACTTAAAAAGGTCTAAACTAAAGAAGCACCTTCACCTGACAAGACTGCTAATAGAAAAAAGCCACCAGTGTCAGCATCCTTGTCACCCGGGATACACCTCTCATCATTTAACAAGCCGCTCGCTCGTGTGACTGCTATTCTTAGAGAGAGTATCTCCACTGCCGGTCAAACTTGAATCAAAGTCAGTTTACTGAGCATATTATCTTTCACCCATAATGAGGAATGTGAAGAAATGAGCCTctgcctgcagctgcagcatgagaaatgaaaagagggaGGCATTAATTCACATTATTTGAGCAAAGTGTGTGCAAGAGTCATTACCCAAGCAAATTGAGGGCAGTAGTGCCATAACTGTGGCTGCATCAGACAGTGTTGCACATGCTTGAGCTTTGTTTGACCTGTTGGAGCTACTCGCGTTGTACATAATTAGCCTTATCTCGTATGTTTCACTATTACTCTCCTCTCAAAACACCCCTCCATTATTATCTAAATCATCATCTCCAATCTGATAGCTTGCATGGCTAGAGTATATTGCAGACAGCAGAAGCTACTGAACCAGACCATCTCTTTATAACCCCGGGGGTGTAATAGTGAGGGGAATAAAATCCCCAGCTTCAGTGAAGGGAgggctgtaaaaaaaattatgataaaGACTAGAACTATGGTTGTTTTTATCTGCAAGTTCAAATGCTACATGATTAGCATAATAAGTAAATTactactgttggttgaataCATTAACAGACTATTTATAAAACAACATAAGAACCTCTTTTTTTGCGCAGGGAttgcgcaaaaaaaaaaaacaactctaaGATTCTTGGAGTCTACAATATTTCTCAAGTAATAACTGTAGAATTATGATTAGTTTACTGTAGTGCTTTGATCAAATATTACTGACACAAATAAACTCTAAGCAGCATGAGAAAAGTTAACAACTCTTTTACATCACTCCCTGTATTAAGATCAGCCAATCAGCTTAAAAGCTCTGATCTTGACTTGTCATATTTAATGCCAGGACTAACTATGTTGTCGATATATGCACCGTACCCATATTACAGTACTTCTACAGACAGGGGTAGTACTTGTTGAGAAGAAGTTCACCATGAGTCCACAAATAGAATGGTTACACTGATGTTTTCTTTGGGTGCTTTTATTGTTAAATGACATAATACGATAATCCTTTCTCAGCCTAAGGGCCGGAGTTGGTGATTTAAAAGGGGAAGGAACTGGGGCTGCATATGCAATACAAACTGTGCATCAACATTGCTTGTATCTCACAGAACACAAGAGCTTTACTGCATCTGATTTGGCCACAATTTAGATCTATGTAAAAatctaaagagaaaaacaaatcatgagTCACTTACTGTAAGAGCAACTTGCTAGATCTGTTTCATAGTGGTTCACTGTTTGTATGCAGCGTAGCTGCCTGATATTATACTtagatttctgccaaatgaagcagcattgtttttagtttgagaaaaagacagagagtgaATCAGATATAGCTTAATTATCACATCAAACCTGTCTCCTAAGAATTTGGTTTTActaaacagcaaacacagttATGTTTTTTTGGTGAAGATAATCAGTGGATGATAATGTTCTGATgtgactctttttttaaaatatcaacagTCTTTTTTTTGTAGTGGAAAGCAAGTTGCAAGGGTGGTGGTCACATAAAGGTATAAAGACTCTGACCACAGAATCATATGTGTGCTTAGGTTTAAGGTTaatgttggtttttattttgtttaaatgcaaatattcaTGTTAATTTGTTCTCTATTAAGGACAATAATCTTTCCCTATCCCTAACTAAGCCCAATGCTTTTATTAACACTGTAGCTGGACAAACTGAATGTTGCAATGCAAgactgaatattaaaaatacattttcattccATTGACAAGTTCACCACCAACATATTTGTCATTTATGTCATCATATTGTCATTTAGTAACAGGAAATGCAATGCAGTTGcaataacatttgaaaaaaatgtacaggtatttgtatttatagttTGCTTGTACAGAatagaaatacaatatttaGGAGATATGGTCTCTTCATGTTACTGAGGATGTCACCATAGACATTTCAAGATGTCATCCGCAGTAATTTGCACTGAAAAGAGACTTGTTGATTCAGCTACTTGTATATTTGTGCTAGTGGATGTGTTAAATGAGTAAAATGTATTGTATGCGGCTCTTATTTATGTGCTATGCTGCTGTTGTAACCACATGCTTTCAGATGTACCAAGATGCTTAATGTCATTTCAGGTGCTCGAAAATGTCAAGGCAGTTTGTATAATAACAGTCAATTCCCTGTCAAAATGTTACATTGATTGAATGCCACCAACCTCTTCATTTGAAGTTTTGAAATCCATGTGCTACTATACAGTTAGGGATACtgcaacagaggaaaaaaatagattGAGTTAGACCGGGGAGGAAAACGCTTAATGACTTGACCGACTTGCTGCAGCAAAACTGCATGGCCGATTTAAACCAGCATTGTTAGCGGGATGCCTATTTTCATTATAGTCCTGACTGTCTCATATAGACAATAGAGAGAAATGGATTTTTCGCCGAAATTACCCTCCTCTAAGCCTAACTGTGCAACAAAAACCCTGGGAGAAAGCTGGAGACCATTAAGCATTAATGGATAATTTATTAGCAAAGGTGAGAACCCAGGTATtctaataaatgtttt
Encoded here:
- the sntg1 gene encoding gamma-1-syntrophin isoform X3, producing the protein MDFKTSNEETKTGIYLMQEGNEEPFNVRLHLAKDILTIQEQDVICVSGEPFYSSERTVTIRRQTIGGFGLSIKGGAEHKIPVVISKISKEQKAELSGLLFIGDGILQVQVLRNAGEEVTLTVSFLKKTPAFLKLPLCEDCTCIPSDQSSGTSSPLCDSGLHLNYHPNNTDTLSCSSWPTSPGLRWEKRWVDLRLIPLLHSRLSQHIPGSDVCRKNAFQVIAVDGVCSGVIQFPTAEDCLEWLQAIASNISSLTKHNVKKINRNFPVNQQIIYMGWVDEKEQDSVQDRMYSPKFLALRGSSLFKFSAPPVTTWDWTRAEKSFTVYEIMCKILKENDLLDKRKHCFSVQTECGEDMFFSVELECELLIWEKAFQMATFLEVERIQCKTYACIMESHLMGLTVDFSMGFVCFDAASKAVLWRYKFSQLKGSSDDGKSKIKFLFQNQESKSIEAKELEFSNLFAVLHCIHAFFAAKVACLDPMFVESHGSATTAGIPSLSSISCNSQTPKLKYAT
- the sntg1 gene encoding gamma-1-syntrophin isoform X1, translating into MDFKTSNEETKTGIYLMQEGNEEPFNVRLHLAKDILTIQEQDVICVSGEPFYSSERTVTIRRQTIGGFGLSIKGGAEHKIPVVISKISKEQKAELSGLLFIGDGILQINGINVRSYRHEEVVQVLRNAGEEVTLTVSFLKKTPAFLKLPLCEDCTCIPSDQSSGTSSPLCDSGLHLNYHPNNTDTLSCSSWPTSPGLRWEKRWVDLRLIPLLHSRLSQHIPGSDVCRKNAFQVIAVDGVCSGVIQFPTAEDCLEWLQAIASNISSLTKHNVKKINRNFPVNQQIIYMGWVDEKEQDSVQDRMYSPKFLALRGSSLFKFSAPPVTTWDWTRAEKSFTVYEIMCKILKENDLLDKRKHCFSVQTECGEDMFFSVELECELLIWEKAFQMATFLEVERIQCKTYACIMESHLMGLTVDFSMGFVCFDAASKAVLWRYKFSQLKGSSDDGKSKIKFLFQNQESKSIEAKELEFSNLFAVLHCIHAFFAAKVACLDPMFVESHGSATTAGIPSLSSISCNSQTPKLKYAT
- the sntg1 gene encoding gamma-1-syntrophin isoform X2, yielding MDFKTSNEETKTGIYLMQEGNEEPFNVRLHLAKDILTIQEQDVICVSGEPFYSSERTVTIRRQTIGGFGLSIKGGAEHKIPVVISKISKEQKAELSGLLFIGDGILQINGINVRSYRHEEVVQVLRNAGEEVTLTVSFLKKTPAFLKLPLCEDCTCIPSDQSSGTSSPLCDSGLHLNYHPNNTDTLSCSSWPTSPGLRWEKRWVDLRLIPLLHSRLSQHIPGSDVCRKNAFQVIAVDGVCSGVIQFPTAEDCLEWLQAIASNISSLTKHNIIYMGWVDEKEQDSVQDRMYSPKFLALRGSSLFKFSAPPVTTWDWTRAEKSFTVYEIMCKILKENDLLDKRKHCFSVQTECGEDMFFSVELECELLIWEKAFQMATFLEVERIQCKTYACIMESHLMGLTVDFSMGFVCFDAASKAVLWRYKFSQLKGSSDDGKSKIKFLFQNQESKSIEAKELEFSNLFAVLHCIHAFFAAKVACLDPMFVESHGSATTAGIPSLSSISCNSQTPKLKYAT